Genomic segment of Triticum aestivum cultivar Chinese Spring chromosome 6A, IWGSC CS RefSeq v2.1, whole genome shotgun sequence:
gacatgcagtggtcacttcattgcatgcaatgctattaattcgtaaataaacattaagttctctcgtttttccctttgccttgatcgcggtgcacaacctaaaatgacttacacacctagacgaagggagtacatgGGATCGCATCGATTCGATTCATCCCAATAATAATGTAGTAATGTTATGAAGGTAATTCCTTGCCATGAACACCTTCTATAAGCTAGTTACTAAAAATTATTTAGTGTTTTCCTCGAAGAGACAACAATTGTACTCCAATGCATTTCATATGAGGCAAAAATAGTGTTCATAATATGGCATCCGGTTATTTGACTTCAAGAGAGTAGTTAAGTATGGAAGTTAGTTTTCATGTAGTTGTTATACTTTCTATATTTTAGTATCTATATAAAGTATGGCTTGCTCTTGTGTCTTCTCATTAGAAACTTTCATTGGATATATGGGCCGTTCATGTTGAACACATGTTGTGCTTTATCGATATACAAGAGCATGTGAACCACCTAAATGCAAAACCAAATCAGACACATAAAAACGATTTTCATTTTCATGAACTTTGTATTGATGAACTATGTCGGCCCAGTGTACCATTTTTGTATGGAGTTACAATTCATGGTTTGTTTAACTATCGATATAGATCTCAAAGTTGTTGACCTACCAGAGGACCAACTTCATAACTAAGGGATTGTTAGGTCACCTATGAGAGGAGAAACATACCCACGTGGTTTCATACCACCCAAGCCAGATTGCCCTAAGCCACAGATTGAATAGGTTATTCGTCGCTTTACTTCTCTGTCTTGGAATTGTTTGATGTCATTTTTGCACATTTTATGTTGGTTCTTTGCATAGTATGGATTTGAAGGCACAAGCGGAATTATCGATGGATAATCAGAGTTACAACATGCACCACATGGTTCACATAGCCACCATACTTCTCCCTCCTATTGGACTGCCTCAACTATTTTCCCTCTATCTCGCCCCTCCACTAAAAGTCTTATCTTATTACTCTGGTCGTCCTGCAAATCACGATCTCAAATCATCTCGAGGGGCCAAGGTCATgattatttctattttattttgctTGGTCAAGAAAGACTGATGATCAATGAAGATTGATCCATGTGATATGAGGGTCGAGAGAAATAAGCTCCCTCACTGTGATTTGGGTAGGGTAAGGGGGTGGGGGGCTACAGAAAACTTCAAGACGCACATCAAGGAGATGAAGGCGATTGATTTGGTAGGCTTGAATGACCGGAGAGTTCCCAACTTTGCTAGATTTTATTTAGCTTAGCTTAAAGGATAGAAAACCCACTCAAACTCCAATAGATATTTATATATGTTTATAAATATGGAACTTATAAATAGATGCAAGAATTGACATAGTAACTTTTCCAACCTTTGAAAAAAAATCTTTTAACCCCCCACCCCAAAGCAATGGTCAACAATAGTGCCATACGAAAATGAGCATCCTCGTATGAATTGCTTGTATAAATGGCCGTTCATCGTATGTCGTACGCTTTCTTTCCACAATTGAGACAGTGGCAATTTTGCACATGGAACAACACCCTACAAGATAGGGCCGGCCCATAAACTAAAACTCGCCTATATATAATTGGTTAAGATCAAAAGAGAGTAAATCAATTTGGGTGTGTATCATCTTCAAAGTTGTGTCCTTTTCTTTCTTTATTATGGCAATAAAAGGGAGAGTGGATTTCTAACCTGCATGCTATATACCGCGCATCGATCCACTGTTGAATGTGCTTGAGATTCATGCGCTCAGATGTTGTTGATATTATATGAAAACTTAAAATGTGATATACTATGAAACAAGATAAACCCAATGAAATTTAATAAAAGCCAACACTCCAGTGAAAACATGTACCTTTCACTGAACGATCTTAGTTTTCCGCATCAAATTCGCACCTATCACTCAATCATGTATAGGGAGGCACTTTGATGAACTCTAGAGAGAAGAGTACCCTCCTTTCGTCAGTATGTACTTATGCATCATTGTAAAGCTTGCATTTATTTCTACTAATATCCTTGAGGGTTGATTAGTACACCTTATTTGTCACTTTCATGTTATCCTTGTTTTCTTTGCTGGGTTTTGCATTTGAGTAAAAAAAAACTGTGTGCAGTGTTGGGTACTGCCTTTGCATTCAACTATTGTTTAAAAGTCCTATGTGTGTTGGAGGTATCCTCACGGTGCTCAGCACCCTTTTGCTTCTTGGTGTCCGAAGATTTGGGATACACAAACACAAACCCCTATGAATTTCTCACTTGTCCATGCAATTGCCTGATTGTTTAGGCAGATATAGGTTATGGATAGTTAACCTTTACCGTGTATCAGTATCATCATGTGTATCACCAGACCCAGAAACTGGAGCTCATCATATTCATGTTCACCATGGCAGGCTACTTCTTCAGATAACTGAGCTACCCGAGGTCATCCGCTAGAGAGGTAACCAAGGGCATGGTTGTCCTTTGTCTGCAAGGAAAGGCGCTGCCAACAATGCGATTGCGCTCTTTGGCTCTATCATTACGCGATAAGGAACTTATTTAATCATGAAGGGTTTGGACACCATGGTTATTTTGCATTGATCGATGGATGCAAAGTTCATGATGAGCCTGCCTACAAGCATGTAGGCCCAACTTGTTCTTGCGCTCTACCCTAGTCCTCTCAAGGAAGACCCCATGGTCAGACAGAAGCATCAGAGTAGGTTGCAACTTTCACCGATATGATAGGATAGAGTGATACAATTTGTTGCTAAGTGGCTAAGTGAGTCGttatcaaaaaaaaaaattggcagGCAACTGTTGATACTCTTCCTCATAGATTACAGCCTCGTTTTCATTATGTTTTTCCTCATCAACGTCGCAGTGGTTATTGTTCTTGGATCCATTTGCAGCTCCAATTGTCTCTCTAGCGCGTGAAGCAATCTTACCCTTCAATCTGCACCTCTACTACTCAGTGTATGCCGCGGTCGTTATGTTCAAACTTCAAAGGGTAATTCCAGCTTCAAAAGCATCTTGTGGTACATTATGTTGTGTAATAGAAAAGGAGTTGAATTAAAACGTTCTTTAGTTCTTGCTGTGTTTTCCATTTATAATGTTCTTGGGAGATCAAGTTATGTTGTATATGCGGTTGCACTGCTTAGCTTCTAGGAAAAGCACCACAATTAGTTGCACATTCGCTGGGCAGGTCATCCAGTTATCCAGTTTATTTATGCCCAATAATTGAGCAATGTACCCTTTTCACAATTTTAAAACTGGGTTCTAATAATATGCTTTTTAAAAACAGTTATAAGCTAAATACTTTTTTCTAAAATGAAAAATAATCCAGGTTTAATGACCCATGGCTTATCGGCTTCGTTAGTCCAGAAAATTAGGCTCCACAAACTATATAATTAACAAAATTAACGACCATTTCAGACCTAACCTCAGCTCGGACAGTTCAAATTTCAGTCACAATCTAGAAAGATGTTTCGGTTAAACAAAGTCTAAGCATCATCGAGAATTCAGAGACAGATGGTTTACCACCCAATCAGGAGAGGGTTTCTTTGCATCTTAAGAGCATGATAATGCAGTGCTATTAGATATATGCCTCGCCATTCTTTCCATCTTCCAGCCCAGGCTAGGTGACGCCGCGGTAAAAACTTGCTGAACTACCAGCCCTGTACCGCAGATAAGGGATACTAATCCCTGCCCACCACCGGCACAACAGTTTCAGTGCCATCTGGTCGGCTGACCCTTAGCATAAGGCGGAGATGGCCGGAATGCGTTAATCAGCAATATGAGTTAAATCTTGCGATAGCCACGAAGGGAATCCAGAAATTTGCAGAACGCAAGTTGCAGCATATCAGGGAATGCGTCGCCAAAGCAAGTTCAATCTACAAAGTTCTGGGTAGCCTCCCCTGCAGACAAAATCATCAACTTAGTTATCAGATAATAATCCTCCCAGGAAGAATGCAGAGGTAGCTTTTGAAGAGTAACAGCATAGATGATACAAGGTAGCGATGCTTAATGGTGACATGTTTGATTTATGTCCTTTTATCAGTCCCATCCACACTGAATGTAACAGCAGAGCAGATCATATGATTCAAACTGATAGTTTGCACCATGACCACATTGTTTATGCATATCATTCTATTGACCCCAAAAAGGAAAATAATGATTTCACTGATAAGAATCAACAAGATACCATGAATAATGGTGCTATGAGGAAGTTAGAAACTGAAAAAAAAAACTGGTACTAACCGTGCATGCACTTTACAAAGGTCTCAAGCTCTGAGAAGCACACATCTCTCTGCAAAAGGAACGGAGTTCGCTGACGGTATGCAAAGAATGAGAGATGGTGACGGTCAGGATCATTCCTCGGCTTCGCTGTGTCAAGGATCCGAGAGTACATGTCCACGTCAAGACATGGAAGAGCACTCTCTACACTTACAGATAGACCATGATCCCATGCTGCGTTCATAACCTGCAAATTTTCAAGTGTACCAAAATTATCCACGGAAAAAAATTAAACACGCAATCGTAGCTTCAGAGAGTTCTTACAACATCTCTCACCTGCCAGGTTAAACCTTCTGGGTCAGCAAATGCTTCATCATTCTCCTGAACTGTAAATTCTGGGCCATAACAAACCACTTTAAGAATTATGGAATGCTTCTTGAGCATTCTGAAAACTGGAGAGTATCCATCTCGATTTGTAGGGTTGTAGAATCCTGCAGTAAGCTCTGCAGCATGGCTTGCAGTTCTGTACCACCAATAGATGGAGGGGATCTGAGGAAAGATAATTGTCTTGTCATGAAACAGCCGAATTGGCAAGAGAAATATGAGGGGCAAGTTCCATGGACTTATCAGGGCAATATATGCTATATAGAAAGGCTGTACTATGAGACCAGGCAAGCGATCCACTTAATACATGTATATCCTATTATGATTACAGTACTTCACAAGTTCGATGAGTAAAAAAATTCAGCCTCTTTTTTGTCCGAAATTTTTAAATAGTCGACCTAATAATTAGCATTTTGAGTAGCTTCTGTACCGTGTCTCGTCTAAATTTGAGGGATGCTTCATGATTATGCATTCAACTCCCCGTAACTTGTCAAAGCTATATTACTTACTAGTTTTTGAGCAATCATTGGTTGCTTTGAACAGAAGTGCAACCCAGAAtataaaataaagaaaaaagagCTTAACGGATACCCATTACGTGCAAAGTTTGATGTGATATACATGGGAAACTAGAGAGGCAGAGAACAACAAGAAATGGGATACATGTGAAGCTTCTTTAAAAATTAGAGAATATGATGCTTCAAGGTCCAACCAACAAATGTACCAAGATATAGCATACCTTCACCACAATTGCTGCTCCATCAAATGCAAGAGTAGCAAGTGAGAGCACCTGATCCACATGATCTATGAGGATTCCAGAATACCAATTAAGGAAGAAACGCCCATAGTAGCTGTCATAATCACCTCCGTCACAAAAAAAGCCAGTCTCATGTGACCTTGAATTATAGTAGCCAGCATTATCAGGCCCACGGGCCCAAAACAAATGCCCCCGTGTCAAGGCTGATTGCCGTAGGTTCTTTTGCATATACCTGTCATAACACTGTCGAAGAAGCAATCAACAAAGAATACATTATGTATGCATTTACAACTTATGCATGCTGCCATCCATAACAGAAATGTAGCACGACATTTTTGTATGTGTGCAATCCAAAAGATAAGTTCAAGTCATGGCCCACATACCAACAAAACAGCATTATATGGTTCTCGAAAGGTGCCTACTGTGCATTTTTGTTTCCTCTACCACAGCTTAATAACAACATAACAAGGTAGTAATATTTTACACTCCTTCAGGACCAATGAATAAAATGAGAAGGGTTCAGAATCAGGAAACAAGGTAACTGGAGTAAGTGTCCCTATCCTTGATGGTTCGAACTTGGAAATTGGAATTCAAGTAAATACGTCTTTTTCTTTGAATAAGTGCAAGAGGTTTGGAGTTTTAAGTAAGTACCTGAAACTCGCCAATACCAGGATATCTCCAGCCCATTTTTTCTGGACACGAAGGGTATCTTAGCTCTCCAGAAGCACCCAATCCAACCTCAATAGCAGAAATAAGACCCTCTTCAGATAAGCTTCTGAATTCCATATGAAAGCTCCTCATGAAATCAAAATAAACCTGCATATAATCTCATCAAGTATCAATAATTCAGTGTACATGTCTCTCCTTCTATTAGAGAATTGATATGAAAAAGATTAATGGCGATACAATGCAAGTTCAATGTATCGAATGACAGGACAGCTCTTGGCTATCACAACAAGATATACTGCAATTACAACTGTGTAGAAAGGACTACCATTTTAAATGAATTAAAAATGTCACTAGGAAAAGACCGAAGTAATGCTCGTCTAAGGAGAATGACAGCTTTTTAAAAAAAACAGAGATGTTAAAGGAGGGTTTATAGAGGAGAGAAGAAAAATTACCAAGGATGACCCAATACCTCAATGCCAGTTCTCCCTCGAAGGACTCGCTCTTTGTCAATTCCCCAGGAAAGGCATTCTGTATTCCTCCTACCTTCTCGATCAGTGAAAAATATATCTTGGTTCTCTTGTGCAATTTCAATTACCCACCTAGGGAGAGCAATTAACACACCACCAGATCCACACTCCCCAGACCCATGAAATGACAATACAACCTTAAATTTGTTGAAGAACACTTGTTAGCCAATGTAAGTCTAGTTCAATATAACAAGGGAGATAAGAGAAGCATATCCAGTTTAAGGATTTTAAATATCGTGCAATGCTACATCATGCTCATAATTGAAAATTTATCATATAAGCTCAAAAGGTTTAGTCATGTTATTTCCTCGCTTTGGAAGGTCAGATTTCTGGTTATGTCAAGAATCAAGAAAGTTGAGTCCCTTTGGATTCAATGAATGGATGACTTCTAAGTCTATGCTTTAGTATGAGAGATCCAGGTATACTCTAGTAACTTGCTATAATTCAACCACCAATAGTACATGTGTATAAAGTTACAAAAAAGTACGAAAATGTCAGATGTGTGAGTAATAGCATCCTAGAAAATGCCATAAGTCATGGTAGTATTCTAACCTGAACTTTTAGCTTGAACTCTTTAATAATACCAAAAAGGTCCCTGTAGCCAGACCATTCATACTTTTGAGGAGTCCAGGCTTCCACAATCCCCCACCAACAGTCTACAACAACTCCATCAACATTCAAAGACTTCAGATGCCTTAGTTCAGCGCGTACAGCCTCAGGATCAACCAATTGGCAATAACAATTGATAATGCCCATCTACAGCAACAGCAACAATGCTAAagcatggtgtgatagatagattaTAGATGTCGAAATTTCAGGAATATATGGTTGGAAGATAAAGAAAACATAGAGTTCTCAACTTACAATTTATTTTAAATGCATAATCTTAAAAAGAACGAACTGCATACGGTATGATTCTCTAGTTCTCAGTCAGATTCAGAGAATCCGCGTGAACTTTGGTGCTATGTTAAGTATTCAAGTCACACTTACACATGCACCTAGCCATGAGAGGACTCACAAGTAGGGGCAAACCCGGTAAAAAGATACAACCAGATTTGCAAAGTACTATATCAACCCCCTTAAACATTTCTCTTCAACCTTTTTGGCCATCTATTACATGACATGATTAAACCATGTGCAAGTGTAAAGAGGTTCACCAGGAAGCGAGAAAACAGGATTAACATAGCAGATATGGGATCAAGAGGTTCACCAGGAACTTACAGACAAAGAGGCGTACACTGGTATATATGGAGTTTTCGTGAAATCACCCGCCCATACTGCTGATGCTCTCAACAGCTGCTCCAATTGAACAATAAAAGAAAAACATGAGGTTGTCGCCCAATTTGATTTGCTAAATCAGAAAGCCCAAACGAAAAGTTGGCTGCAAACAAAGAATCAGTGAACTCGACAATGCAATTACATGATAAATTACTGGTCCATACAAATAATGCTATATGGTGCAATTAGAATATCACTGAAAGCTGGAGCTACAACATTCTAAGCCCTATCGACGGTCAACTAACTTCATGGGTTATAGGCTATAAGAGCTGATAAAG
This window contains:
- the LOC123131992 gene encoding beta-amylase 8 isoform X4; the protein is MLAGLRQHGNFPLPARADMNDVLAALARAAGWTVHPDGTTFLSSPQPSLPPPAQFVRAPSPVSYCPYLPRLEIDVRILLAGALHFSYDNVIPCSIENVVNEKCIDFARNDSYLQQGAFQATSLETPVFTNSLNSYAIGTPIDSQASALQTDDSLSPSSLDSVVVAEQSIKNESYGNSSSANSLNCMGSDQLLRASAVWAGDFTKTPYIPVYASLSMGIINCYCQLVDPEAVRAELRHLKSLNVDGVVVDCWWGIVEAWTPQKYEWSGYRDLFGIIKEFKLKVQVVLSFHGSGECGSGGVLIALPRWVIEIAQENQDIFFTDREGRRNTECLSWGIDKERVLRGRTGIEVYFDFMRSFHMEFRSLSEEGLISAIEVGLGASGELRYPSCPEKMGWRYPGIGEFQCYDRYMQKNLRQSALTRGHLFWARGPDNAGYYNSRSHETGFFCDGGDYDSYYGRFFLNWYSGILIDHVDQVLSLATLAFDGAAIVVKIPSIYWWYRTASHAAELTAGFYNPTNRDGYSPVFRMLKKHSIILKVVCYGPEFTVQENDEAFADPEGLTWQVMNAAWDHGLSVSVESALPCLDVDMYSRILDTAKPRNDPDRHHLSFFAYRQRTPFLLQRDVCFSELETFVKCMHGEATQNFVD
- the LOC123131992 gene encoding beta-amylase 8 isoform X3; amino-acid sequence: MATKHPHGDADPSTSPPPPPSRRPRGFASASTPAAPPPPGRRRGEREREREKERTKLRERQRRAITSRMLAGLRQHGNFPLPARADMNDVLAALARAAGWTVHPDGTTFLSSPQPSLPPPAQFGAFQATSLETPVFTNSLNSYAIGTPIDSQASALQTDDSLSPSSLDSVVVAEQSIKNESYGNSSSANSLNCMGSDQLLRASAVWAGDFTKTPYIPVYASLSMGIINCYCQLVDPEAVRAELRHLKSLNVDGVVVDCWWGIVEAWTPQKYEWSGYRDLFGIIKEFKLKVQVVLSFHGSGECGSGGVLIALPRWVIEIAQENQDIFFTDREGRRNTECLSWGIDKERVLRGRTGIEVYFDFMRSFHMEFRSLSEEGLISAIEVGLGASGELRYPSCPEKMGWRYPGIGEFQCYDRYMQKNLRQSALTRGHLFWARGPDNAGYYNSRSHETGFFCDGGDYDSYYGRFFLNWYSGILIDHVDQVLSLATLAFDGAAIVVKIPSIYWWYRTASHAAELTAGFYNPTNRDGYSPVFRMLKKHSIILKVVCYGPEFTVQENDEAFADPEGLTWQVMNAAWDHGLSVSVESALPCLDVDMYSRILDTAKPRNDPDRHHLSFFAYRQRTPFLLQRDVCFSELETFVKCMHGEATQNFVD
- the LOC123131992 gene encoding beta-amylase 8 isoform X1 — protein: MATKHPHGDADPSTSPPPPPSRRPRGFASASTPAAPPPPGRRRGEREREREKERTKLRERQRRAITSRMLAGLRQHGNFPLPARADMNDVLAALARAAGWTVHPDGTTFLSSPQPSLPPPAQFVRAPSPVSYCPYLPRLEIDVRILLAGALHFSYDNVIPCSIENVVNEKCIDFARNDSYLQQGAFQATSLETPVFTNSLNSYAIGTPIDSQASALQTDDSLSPSSLDSVVVAEQSIKNESYGNSSSANSLNCMGSDQLLRASAVWAGDFTKTPYIPVYASLSMGIINCYCQLVDPEAVRAELRHLKSLNVDGVVVDCWWGIVEAWTPQKYEWSGYRDLFGIIKEFKLKVQVVLSFHGSGECGSGGVLIALPRWVIEIAQENQDIFFTDREGRRNTECLSWGIDKERVLRGRTGIEVYFDFMRSFHMEFRSLSEEGLISAIEVGLGASGELRYPSCPEKMGWRYPGIGEFQCYDRYMQKNLRQSALTRGHLFWARGPDNAGYYNSRSHETGFFCDGGDYDSYYGRFFLNWYSGILIDHVDQVLSLATLAFDGAAIVVKIPSIYWWYRTASHAAELTAGFYNPTNRDGYSPVFRMLKKHSIILKVVCYGPEFTVQENDEAFADPEGLTWQVMNAAWDHGLSVSVESALPCLDVDMYSRILDTAKPRNDPDRHHLSFFAYRQRTPFLLQRDVCFSELETFVKCMHGEATQNFVD
- the LOC123131992 gene encoding beta-amylase 8 isoform X2, whose translation is MATKHPHGDADPSTSPPPPPSRRPRGFASASTPAAPPPPGRRRGEREREREKERTKLRERQRRAITSRMLAGLRQHGNFPLPARADMNDVLAALARAAGWTVHPDGTTFLSSPQPSLPPPAQFQGAFQATSLETPVFTNSLNSYAIGTPIDSQASALQTDDSLSPSSLDSVVVAEQSIKNESYGNSSSANSLNCMGSDQLLRASAVWAGDFTKTPYIPVYASLSMGIINCYCQLVDPEAVRAELRHLKSLNVDGVVVDCWWGIVEAWTPQKYEWSGYRDLFGIIKEFKLKVQVVLSFHGSGECGSGGVLIALPRWVIEIAQENQDIFFTDREGRRNTECLSWGIDKERVLRGRTGIEVYFDFMRSFHMEFRSLSEEGLISAIEVGLGASGELRYPSCPEKMGWRYPGIGEFQCYDRYMQKNLRQSALTRGHLFWARGPDNAGYYNSRSHETGFFCDGGDYDSYYGRFFLNWYSGILIDHVDQVLSLATLAFDGAAIVVKIPSIYWWYRTASHAAELTAGFYNPTNRDGYSPVFRMLKKHSIILKVVCYGPEFTVQENDEAFADPEGLTWQVMNAAWDHGLSVSVESALPCLDVDMYSRILDTAKPRNDPDRHHLSFFAYRQRTPFLLQRDVCFSELETFVKCMHGEATQNFVD
- the LOC123131992 gene encoding beta-amylase 8 isoform X5 yields the protein MLAGLRQHGNFPLPARADMNDVLAALARAAGWTVHPDGTTFLSSPQPSLPPPAQFQGAFQATSLETPVFTNSLNSYAIGTPIDSQASALQTDDSLSPSSLDSVVVAEQSIKNESYGNSSSANSLNCMGSDQLLRASAVWAGDFTKTPYIPVYASLSMGIINCYCQLVDPEAVRAELRHLKSLNVDGVVVDCWWGIVEAWTPQKYEWSGYRDLFGIIKEFKLKVQVVLSFHGSGECGSGGVLIALPRWVIEIAQENQDIFFTDREGRRNTECLSWGIDKERVLRGRTGIEVYFDFMRSFHMEFRSLSEEGLISAIEVGLGASGELRYPSCPEKMGWRYPGIGEFQCYDRYMQKNLRQSALTRGHLFWARGPDNAGYYNSRSHETGFFCDGGDYDSYYGRFFLNWYSGILIDHVDQVLSLATLAFDGAAIVVKIPSIYWWYRTASHAAELTAGFYNPTNRDGYSPVFRMLKKHSIILKVVCYGPEFTVQENDEAFADPEGLTWQVMNAAWDHGLSVSVESALPCLDVDMYSRILDTAKPRNDPDRHHLSFFAYRQRTPFLLQRDVCFSELETFVKCMHGEATQNFVD